The following proteins come from a genomic window of Heptranchias perlo isolate sHepPer1 chromosome 14, sHepPer1.hap1, whole genome shotgun sequence:
- the LOC137332614 gene encoding protocadherin-10-like, with protein sequence MTQSSSLWVLRKPAISSIFLLCAWNLVSGQIRYSIPEELEHGAFVGKIAKDLGLDVEELSRRRFRIVSASSIQYLDANRMNGILFVNKRIDREQLCGHSLTCLLALEVIVENPVEQYRVEVEILDVNDNSPSFPNSEIHLEIAESAMPGARFLLERAHDSDRGNNSIRTYQLTANEHFTLDIQTRGKWKLPELVLENFLDREKQSRHRLSITALDGGTPERSGTAHITIIILDTNDNAPVFQQSLYTVSLMEDVPPDTLVIKLNATDLDEGPNGEIVYSFSSYNEEGISEMFRINPISGEIQVKGVLDFEKANVYEIDVEAKDRSAQPLSTHCNIRVEIKDVNDNAPDLIVNSIYGTISEDVPTGTVIALISVSDRDSNRNGYTDCSISPNAPFDLKSSFRNSYRLVTNAVLDRESAPQYKITITCKDRGSLPLSTKKTVVVHISDINDNAPRFTQTSYTAYVTENNAPGSSIGSVTALDPDMDRNSQLSYTIVENQVQAVPVSSYVYINPDNGTIYSKRQFDYEHLKSFQFHVRAQDAGSPSLSSNVAVNVIVLDQNDNPPVIILPGSKNHTNSNVPRSADPGYLATKIIASDVDTGQNARLFYQVIQSSDPGLFTVSHNSGEVRSVRRFKDSDATIQRLIIQVKDNGHPALSATTTVTLTIVEENADILPDFSEPHQDLQDSQRLTFYVIISLGATSFILLVVIIVLVVAICPTGRGPASGQVCSLANCCCTRESEYRNSNVNLQIVPDSQFIPNILEVRGNGSLSETYRYKIRSAPEPGEMFFTPFSPQMSATIGKNISYVSQQTGKPKSNWPDVPNEVSSVDTRDHLNGKTKNAGKAKLTRWHRQKHTVTFTNRSTFVHFQHFLYLFHISSI encoded by the coding sequence ATGACACAATCGAGCAGTCTCTGGGTGCTGAGAAAACCAGCGATATCATCCATCTTTCTGCTTTGTGCCTGGAATCTGGTTTCCGGACAGATTCGTTACTCCATTCCCGAAGAACTAGAACACGGTGCTTTTGTCGGAAAAATCGCAAAAGATTTGGGTTTGGACGTGGAGGAACTATCACGCCGTAGATTCAGAATCGTATCTGCATCGTCAATACAATATTTGGATGCAAATCGCATGAATGGAATTTTATTTGTGAATAAGAGAATAGACAGGGAACAACTCTGTGGGCACAGTCTTACCTGTTTACTGGCTTTGGAAGTGATAGTTGAAAATCCCGTGGAGCAGTACCGTGTGGAAGTTGAGATTCTAGATGTAAACGATAACTCTCCGAGTTTTCCGAATAGTGAAATTCATTTGGAAATTGCAGAATCAGCGATGCCTGGAGCGCGTTTCCTCTTAGAGCGCGCACACGATTCTGACCGAGGAAACAATTCTATCCGCACATATCAGCTCACTGCAAATGAACATTTTACTTTAGATATACAGACTCGTGGAAAATGGAAATTACCCGAGTTAGTGCTGGAGAACTTCCTCGACCGGGAAAAACAATCAAGGCACCGTTTATCAATAACAGCGCTTGACGGTGGAACTCCAGAGAGGTCAGGTACTGCACACATAACTATTATTATCTTGGACACAAATGATAATGCTCCTGTTTTCCAGCAATCGTTGTACACTGTCAGTTTAATGGAAGATGTGCCACCGGACACTTTGGTGATTAAACTTAACGCgactgatttggatgaggggccTAATGGTGAGATAGTTTATTCTTTTAGTAGTTACAATGAGGAAGGAATATCTGAAATGTTTAGGATTAATCCCATATCCGGCGAGATCCAAGTAAAGGGAGTATTGGATTTTGAGAAAGCGAATGTTTATGAGATTGATGTGGAAGCTAAGGACagaagtgcacaacctttatcTACACACTGTAACATCCGAGTGGAGATCAAAGATGTCAATGACAATGCTCCTGATTTGATTGTAAACTCAATTTACGGTACAATCAGTGAGGACGTTCCGACTGGGACTGTGATAGCTTTGATCAGTGTATCAGACCGGGATTCTAATAGAAACGGATATACCGATTGCTCGATCTCTCCAAATGCTCCCTTTGATCTAAAATCTTCCTTTAGAAATTCATACAGACTCGTCACCAATGCTGTACTGGACCGGGAAAGCGCTCCTCAATATAAAATAACTATCACATGTAAGGACCGTGGATCCCTTCCATTATCCACGAAAAAAACTGTCGTTGTGCATATTTCAGATATAAATGACAATGCGCCACGCTTTACACAAACTTCATACACAGCCTATGTGACGGAAAACAATGCGCCTGGCAGTTCTATTGGATCGGTGACAGCTTTAGATCCTGACATGGACCGAAATTCACAACTTTCTTACACTATTGTGGAGAACCAGGTTCAAGCAGTACCGGTGTCTTCATATGTCTATATCAACCCGGATAATGGCACTATCTATTCGAAGCGGCAATTTGATTACGAGCATCTTAAAAGTTTTCAGTTCCACGTTCGAGCTCAAGATGCTGGATCACCATCACTTTCGAGCAATGTTGCTGTGAATGTGATTGTCCTCGATCAAAATGACAATCCTCCTGTTATAATATTACCTGGATCAAAAAACCATACCAATTCAAATGTGCCTCGATCTGCAGATCCTGGATATTTGGCAACAAAGATCATTGCTTCGGATGTTGATACTGGTCAGAATGCACGACTTTTCTATCAGGTTAtacaatccagtgacccaggccTTTTTACAGTTTCACATAATTCAGGAGAAGTAAGAAGTGTTCGGCGATTTAAAGATAGCGACGCCACCATACAAAGGCTAATTATCCAGGTGAAAGACAACGGACATCCAGCCCTTTCTGCCACGACGACTGTTACGCTGACAATAGTCGAAGAGAACGCAGACATTCTACCGGACTTTAGTGAGCCGCACCAGGATTTACAAGACTCGCAGAGATTAACCTTTTACGTAATAATTTCTTTGGGCGCAACATCGTTTATTCTGCTAGTGGTTATAATTGTCCTTGTTGTCGCAATTTGCCCAACGGGCAGAGGCCCTGCTTCTGGGCAGGTTTGCTCTCTTGCTAATTGTTGCTGCACCAGAGAATCGGAATATCGGAATTCAAATGTCAATCTTCAAATTGTGCCGGATTCCCAGTTCATTCCAAATATTCTCGAGGTTCGTGGAAATGGATCCCTTTCAGAAACCTACCGTTATAAAATTCGATCGGCACCGGAGCCGGGTGAAATGTTTTTCACTCCATTCAGCCCGCAAATGTCGGCAACTATTGGAAAGAACATTAGCTATGTGTCGCAGCAGACTGGGAAGCCGAAAAGCAACTGGCCCGATGTACCCAATGAGGTGAGTAGTGTAGACACAAGAGATCACCTCAATggtaaaacaaaaaatgctggaaaagcaaaGCTAACCCGCTGGCACAGACAGAAGCACACTGTAACTTTCACAAACCGATCTACCTttgtgcacttccagcattttctgtatttatttcatatttccagcatttga
- the LOC137332639 gene encoding uncharacterized protein, which translates to MAHSARLLLLRKQAIPSIFLLCAWNLVCGHIRYSIPEELEHGAFVGNIVNDLGLTVEELSSRKFRIVSDSSKHYLDANVKSGILFANERIDREQLCAQSITCVLALEVVIENPVEQYRVDVDILDINDNSPSFPHSETRLEIAESTIPGTRFLLENAHDPDVGTNSIREYQLIPNEKFSLDVQSRGEWQLVHLILEQSLDREKQSTHQLLLRAIDGGSPEQSGTTQITITVLDSNDNAPIFQQSLYTAILMEDAPRNAMVIKLNATDLDYGSNSDIFYSFSSYNKERVRDLFIINPKSGEISVKGILDFEEADVYEINVEAKDSGSPPLIAHCTVRVNITDVNDNAPALSLNSVSNKIFEDVEIGTLIALISVTDRDTHKNGQTGCQISPNLPFDLKSSFRNSYRLVTKDRLDRENTPDYEISVICKDRGTPSLSTNKTIVVHVTDINDNEPSFLQSSYTIYVMENNPPGSSIGSVTALDPDVDQNSHLSYTILQSQIHGVPVTSYVSMNSEDGVIFSQSSFDYEQLKSFKIQIQAQDAGFPSLSNDVTVNVIILDQNDNSPVIISTGLEDHAQVPRSADAGYLVTKITASDADSGQNARLFYQLMQATDPKLFTVSHSSGAVRTTRRLKDNDVTAQRLVIQVKDNGHPPLSATATVTVTIGEKSAELNHDSVEPHRDLLYSSNLAFYIIIALGAISFILLLVIIALVIAICPTDRNPTYARSCFLTSCCCKSSLNATDRLQNVNLQNVPDSKLIANVLEVRGNGSISDTYRYKVRSATEPNKMEFMYLTSSSPAAPGSIRKLTRTNVSEQGANPTNIWTGLSSEIKNITEGLRLDCNFSFAKMAVLFVFSDHGKHALLIGKIYELRKFHPAKEMSQSDKHLSWMLRKPAIPTIFVLCVWNLVSGQIRYSIPEEQEYGAFVGKIAEDLGLSVEELSRRRFRIVSDSPTQYLDVNLKNGILFVNKRIDREQLCGQSLTCLLPLEVVIENPVEQYRAEVEILDINDNSPAFPVNEIRLEIPELATPGARFLLQDAHDPDVQVNSIRTYQLTPNDHFVLDVQSRGETKLPELVLEKTLDREKQSRHRLLLTALDGGSPERTGTAHVIITVLDTNDNAPVFQQSLYTVSLMEDVPSGTLVIKLNATDLDDGSNSDIVYSFSSYTKERARELFSINPFSGEIRLKGILDFEEASIYEIYVEAKDRGSHPISTHCTVQVTVKDVNDNAPNVTLNSVVKEVREDASTGTLIALINVRDRDSHENGYVDCQISPNLPFVLKSSFKNSYRLVSNDLLDRESAPEYKITVTCKDRGSPPLTTNKTLVVHISDINDNAPSFPLSSYAVYVMENNAPGSSIGTVTALDADMDQNSHLSYSILESHMQEAPMTSYVSINSENGVIYSQRTFDYEQLKSFQIHMQAQDAGVPLLSNNVTVNVIILDQNDNPPVITSPGSMNHSKIAVPRSADPGYLATKIIASDADSGQNARLFYQIARATDPSLFTVSHNSGEVRTARHFKNSDDTTQWLVIKVRDNGHPPLSATATVTLTVGEQNAEIPSDFGDPPKDLQQSSDLAFYIIIPLGMISFTLLVVILALVFAIWPINRRPAYAGSCALAKCCCVRELDSKDRLQNSNVNLQIVPDPKMVANVLEVRGNGSLSDTYHYKVRSVPQRASNEPMFFTPFSPATTGTYGRNTRRTVSERCGKVTNNWPDKAYEVSKIYIEAKQKPA; encoded by the exons ATGGCACATTCAGCAAGGCTGTTGTTGCTGAGGAAGCAAGCGATACCGTCCATTTTTCTGCTTTGTGCCTGGAATCTGGTTTGCGGGCACATTCGTTACTCCATTCCCGAAGAACTGGAACACGGTGCTTTCGTAGGAAACATTGTGAATGATTTGGGATTAACGGTGGAGGAACTATCAAGTCGCAAATTCAGGATTGTTTCTGACTCATCAAAGCATTATTTGGACGCAAACGTCAAGAGCGGAATTTTATTTGCAAATGAAAGAATAGACAGGGAGCAATTGTGTGCCCAGAGCATTACATGCGTCTTAGCTTTGGAAGTCGTAATTGAAAATCCGGTGGAACAGTACCGAGTTGATGTTGATATTCTGGATATAAATGATAACTCTCCGAGTTTCCCGCACAGCGAAACCCGTTTGGAAATTGCCGAATCGACGATACCTGGAACGCGCTTTTTGTTAGAGAACGCGCACGATCCTGACGTCGGAACCAATTCTATCCGTGAGTACCAGCTCATTCCAAATGAAAAGTTCTCTTTAGATGTGCAGAGTCGCGGGGAATGGCAATTAGTCCATTTGATACTGGAGCAGTCTCTCGACCGAGAAAAACAATCGACACACCAGTTACTACTAAGAGCTATTGACGGTGGGTCACCGGAGCAGTCAGGTACTACACAAATAACCATCACTGTATTAGACAGTAATGACAATGCACCCATTTTCCAGCAGTCTCTTTACACTGCCATTCTAATGGAAGATGCCCCGCGAAACGCGATGGTCATTAAGCTTAATGCAACTGATTTGGATTATGGGTCAAACAGTGACATATTTTATTCCTTCAGTAGCTACAACAAGGAGAGGGTTCGTGACCTTTTTATCATTAATCCTAAATCCGGAGAAATCAGCGTAAAAGGGATATTGGATTTCGAAGAAGCTGATGTTTACGAGATTAATGTTGAAGCTAAGGACAGCGGTTCGCCTCCATTAATTGCACACTGTACCGTTCGGGTGAATATTACGGATGTGAATGATAACGCACCCGCATTGTCTCTGAATTCAGTTTCGAACAAAATATTTGAGGATGTTGAGATTGGGACGTTGATAGCGTTGATCAGTGTAACTGATCGGGATACCCATAAAAATGGACAAACAGGTTGTCAGATTTCGCCAAACCTCCCGTTTGATCTCAAATCTTCATTCAGGAATTCATATAGACTAGTCACAAAAGACCGTCTAGATCGGGAAAATACTCCTGATTATGAAATATCCGTTATATGCAAGGATCGTGGGACTCCATCGTTGTCCACCAACAAAACCATCGTTGTGCATGTTACAGACATAAATGACAATGAGCCAAGCTTTCTGCAATCTTCATATACCATCTATGTAATGGAAAATAATCCACCTGGCAGTTCTATTGGATCAGTGACAGCTTTGGATCCTGACGTGGACCAGAACTCGCACCTTTCTTATACTATTCTGCAGAGCCAGATTCATGGAGTGCCAGTGACCTCGTACGTCTCTATGAATTCGGAAGATGGTGTCATCTTTTCGCAAAGTTCATTTGACTACGAACAACTTAAAAGTTTTAAGATTCAAATTCAAGCTCAAGATGCGGGATTTCCATCACTGTCCAATGACGTTACTGTAAATGTGATTATTCTCGATCAGAATGACAACTCTCCTGTAATAATATCAACGGGGTTAGAGGACCATGCCCAGGTGCCTCGATCTGCAGATGCAGGCTACTTAGTTACCAAGATAACTGCATCGGATGCTGATTCTGGTCAGAACGCGCGGCTTTTCTATCAGCTTATGCAAGCCACTGATCCCAAACTTTTTACAGTTTCACATAGTTCTGGAGCAGTCCGAACCACTCGCCGACTTAAAGACAACGACGTAACCGCACAAAGGCTGGTTATCCAAGTAAAAGATAATGGGCATCCACCCCTTTCTGCCACGGCCACTGTCACGGTCACAATAGGTGAAAAGAGCGCAGAACTGAACCACGATTCTGTGGAACCCCACAGGGATTTACTATATTCTTCAAATTTAGCCTTTTATATAATAATTGCATTGGGCGCAATATCGTTCATACTCCTACTTGTTATAATTGCCCTTGTTATCGCCATTTGCCCAACTGACAGAAATCCTACTTATGCCAGAAGTTGTTTTCTAACTAGTTGTTGCTGCAAGAGCTCATTGAATGCTACCGATCGTTTACAAAATGTCAATCTTCAGAATGTGCCGGATTCTAAGTTAATTGCAAATGTCCTTGAAGTTCGAGGCAACGGATCCATTTCGGATACATACCGTTATAAAGTACGATCAGCAACGGAACCAAATAAAATGGAATTCATGTATCTCACATCGTCCAGTCCAGCAGCGCCAGGATCCATTAGGAAATTAACTAGAACAAATGTGTCAGAACAGGGTGCAAATCCAACGAATATCTGGACTGGTTTATCCAGTGAG ATAAAAAATATAACAGAAGGCTTGCGTTTGGACTGTAATTTCTCATTTGCTAAAATGGCCGTTCTTTTTGTCTTCAGTGATCACGGTAAACATGCTTTGCTGATTGG GAAGATTTACGAGCTTCGAAAATTTCACCCTGCAAAAGAAATGTCACAATCAGACAAACATCTTAGCTGGATGCTGAGAAAGCCAGCGATACCAACCATCTTTGTGCTTTGTGTCTGGAATCTGGTTTCCGGGCAGATTCGTTACTCCATTCCCGAAGAACAAGAGTACGGTGCTTTCGTCGGAAAAATCGCTGAGGATTTGGGATTGAGCGTGGAGGAACTATCACGCCGTAGATTCAGGATTGTTTCTGATTCACCAACACAATATTTAGATGTAAATCTAAAGAATGGAATCTTATTTGTGAATAAAAGAATAGACAGGGAACAACTCTGTGGACAGAGCCTTACCTGTTTACTGCCTTTGGAAGTGGTAATTGAAAATCCCGTCGAACAGTATCGTGCGGAAGTCGAGATTCTGGATATAAATGACAATTCTCCCGCTTTCCCGGTTAATGAAATCCGTTTGGAAATTCCAGAATTAGCGACACCTGGAGCGCGCTTTTTGTTACAGGACGCGCACGATCCTGACGTGCAAGTCAATTCCATTCGCACATACCAGCTAACTCCGAACGACCATTTCGTTTTAGATGTGCAGAGTCGCGGGGAAACAAAATTGCCCGAATTGGTGCTGGAGAAGACGCTCGACCGAGAAAAACAATCCAGGCACCGGCTATTGCTCACAGCTCTTGACGGCGGATCTCCAGAGAGGACAGGTACTGCTCATGTAATTATTACTGTCTTGGACACTAATGATAATGCACCGGTCTTTCAGCAGTCGTTGTACACTGTCAGTCTAATGGAAGATGTGCCATCGGGCACTTTGGTGATTAAACTTAACGCGACTGATTTGGATGACGGGTCCAATAGTGACATCGTTTATTCCTTCAGTAGCTACACCAAAGAGAGGGCTCGTGAACTATTTAGCATTAATCCCTTTTCGGGGGAAATCAGATTAAAGGGAATATTGGACTTTGAAGAAGCAAGTATTTATGAAATTTATGTGGAAGCTAAGGATAGGGGTTCACACCCAATATCCACGCACTGTACTGTTCAGGTGACTGTCAAGGATGTGAACGATAACGCTCCTAATGTCACTCTAAATTCTGTTGTTAAAGAAGTACGTGAGGATGCGTCGACTGGAACGTTgatagctttaatcaatgtgagAGATAGGGATTCCCATGAAAACGGGTATGTTGATTGCCAGATCTCGCCAAACCTCCCGTTTGTTCTGAAATCGTCCTTTAAGAATTCATACAGATTGGTCTCAAATGATCTATTGGACCGGGAAAGTGCTCCTGAATACAAAATAACGGTTACGTGCAAGGACCGCGGGTCTCCTCCACTGACCACCAACAAAACCCTAGTTGTACACATTTCAGATATAAACGACAACGCACCTAGCTTCCCGCTGTCTTCATACGCCGTTTATGTAATGGAAAACAATGCGCCCGGTAGTTCCATTGGGACAGTGACAGCTTTGGACGCTGACATGGACCAAAACTCCCACCTTTCTTACAGTATTCTGGAGAGCCACATGCAGGAGGCGCCAATGACTTCATATGTCTCCATCAACTCTGAAAATGGTGTCATCTATTCGCAGCGGACATTTGATTACGAGCAACTTAAAAGTTTTCAGATCCACATGCAAGCTCAAGATGCTGGAGTTCCACTACTTTCCAACAACGTTACCGTGAACGTGATTATCCTCGATCAGAATGACAACCCTCCTGTAATAACATCACCCGGGTCAATGAACCACAGCAAGATAGCTGTGCCTCGATCTGCAGATCCGGGATACCTGGCGACCAAAATAATTGCTTCCGATGCTGATTCCGGTCAGAATGCACGGCTTTTCTATCAGATTGCGCGAGCCACTGATCCCAGTCTTTTTACAGTTTCACATAATTCAGGAGAAGTTCGAACTGCTCGTCATTTTAAGAACAGTGATGACACCACACAATGGCTCGTTATAAAGGTGAGAGACAATGGACATCCACCCCTCTCTGCCACGGCTACTGTTACGCTTACAGTAGGTgaacagaacgcagaaattccgtCAGACTTTGGTGATCCGCCCAAGGATTTACAACAATCTTCTGATTTAGCATTTTATATAATAATTCCTTTGGGGATGATATCATTCACACTTCTCGTTGTTATACTTGCCCTTGTTTTCGCCATTTGGCCAATTAACAGACGTCCTGCTTATGCTGGGAGTTGCGCCCTTGCTAAATGTTGCTGCGTCAGAGAGCTGGATTCCAAGGATAGATTACAAAATTCAAACGTCAACCTTCAGATTGTGCCCGATCCTAAAATGGTTGCAAATGTCCTTGAGGTACGAGGGAATGGATCTCTTTCAGATACATACCACTATAAAGTTCGCTCGGTGCCACAACGAGCTTCAAATGAGCCCATGTTTTTCACACCGTTCAGCCCAGCAACAACAGGAACTTATGGGAGGAATACCAGAAGAACTGTGTCAGAACGTTGTGGAAAAGTAACCAATAACTGGCCTGATAAAGCCTATGAGGTGAGTAAAATATATATTGAAGCAAAACAAAAACCTGCATAA